In the Streptomyces sp. NBC_00193 genome, GATCCCCCGTACGGAGGAGGGGTATCGGTACTGCGACCGGACGGTACGTCAGTTCTCGGATGGCGCCGGCCTCCGGGACTCCACACCATCCTTTCCATGCGTGCATTCCTTGCTTCCTCGATCGGCGTCGCGACGGCTGCCGCACTGGCCCTGCCGCTCGCGCTCTCCTCCACGGCCCTCGCACACCCGGCAGCGGCAGCCTCCGCGGCGCCCTCGGCCCCCGCCGGATCCACCCAGTCCCTGCCGCTCGTCCCCGTGGGACCCGCGGCGGACCGCACCCCCGGGGTACCCGGCATGAGCACCTCGCCCCGGCTGCCCGAGACGCAGGGCCTGTCGGCGCGCGAGGTCAAGACCTTCTCGCTGGTCGGCGTCGTCTGGGACGACGCGAGCACCCAGCTCGACGGCCGCGTCCAGGTCCGCACCCGCTCCGTGGCCACCTCGGCCTGGTCCGAATGGCAGGACGTCGACACCCACAACAGCGAACACGCCGCCGACCCCGGCACCGCGGAACGGGGCACCGGCCGCGTCCGCGGCAGCACCGCCCCCCTGTGGGTCGGGCAGTCCGACGGCATCGAGGTCCGGGTCCAGGCCGAACCGGGCGGCCGCGTCGTGAGCAGCGGCCTCCCGACGGGCATGCGCATCGAACTGGTGGACCCGGGCGACACGACCCGCCCCCCGTCGGACGCGAAGAACGGCACCGCGGAAGCCCCGTCCGTCCTCGACGACGACGACAAGGGGGAGCTGGCCCTCCTCCCCGGCATGACGATGGAGATGGCGGAGTCCTCCTCCGCCAACGTCCCAATGGCCCCCCTGGGAGCCAAGGAGATCCCCGCCCTCAACAAGGCCGACTCCACCGCCGACGCGGTCCTCGCCGACGAGGCGCTCGCGGCCGCCCCGTACATCGGCCCGCGCCCGAAGATCGTCACCCGGCTGGGATGGGGCGCGGACGAGAGCCTGCGCGAAAAGGGCTTCGTCTACACGAACACGGTCAAGGCCGCCTTCGTCCACCACACCGCCTCGGGCAACAACTACGCCTGCAAGGACGCCCCGGCCGTCCTGCGCAGCCTGTACCGCTACCACGTGGTCAGCAGCGGCTGGCGCGACATCGGCTACAACTTCGCCGTCGACAAGTGCGGCACCCTCTACGAGGGCCGGGCGGGCGGAGTCGCCAAGGCGGTGCTCGGCGCGCACACCATGGGCTTCAACACGGACAGCATGGGCGTCGCGGTGATCGGCACCTTCGCCTCCACGGCCCCGCCCAAGGCGGCCGTCGACGCGGTGGCCCGCCTCACGGCCTGGAAGCTGGGCCTCTTCGGAGCGGACCCCCGCGCGAAGACCACCCTCAAGTCGGGCGGCGGCAACCTCTACGCCAAGGGCAGCAACGTCAAGCTGAACGTCATCTCGGGCCACCGCGACGGCTTCGCCACGGAATGCCCCGGCCGCCACCTCTACAGCCAACTCCCCCCCACCCGAACCGCCTCAGCCAAACTCCAGGGCCGCCCCTAGGTACCCCTCCTTGACGCGCCGCACCCCTTCTTGACGCGCCCCTCGCACCGCTGCGCGGGCTTCGCGCCGCTGCGCCGGCCTCCGTCCGTCGATGGCCGGTCGGGGCTGTCGCCCCGGCCGTCCTGGCGTGGGGTCCGGTGGGCGGGTGCGGCTGGGTCGGCCCTGCGGGGCGGAGTCCCCTACCCGCCCTTCGCCCGTTCCCCGGGGCTGCGCCCCGGACCCGTTGCCGGGTGCGGCGCCGTTGCCGGGGGCCAGCCCCCGGACCCCCGCTCCTCAAACGCCGGAGGGGCTGGATCTTGCATGGCGGGTGGGATTTTCGTCGGCGCCGGCCTGGATTGTGCCCGGCCGGGGGCTGGGTTGCCCGCAGGGCAATTCCAGCCCCGTCGGCCCTTGAGGCGCGGGGTCCGGCCGCCGGCCAAATCCAGCCTCGCCGGCGTTTGAGGCGCGGGGTCTGGGGCGGAGCCCCAGGGGGCCGGGCGCAGCCCGGGACCCCCTCCCAGCCCGTCCGACGTTTGAGGACCGGGGCCCGGGCTGCGCCCGGGGCACCCCCAGCCTCGCCGGCGTTTGAGGCGCGGGTCCGGGCGGAGCCCGGGGAACGGTGGAAGGGCGGGTAGGGGACAGCCCCGCAGGGCTACGCTCAAGGCATGGCCGGCCGCTACGACCCCCTCACCCGCACCGCGATCCGCGGCGGCCGCACCACGGTGCCCCCGGCCCCGGCCCCGACCCCGGGCACTCCGCCCGGCACGGGCACAGCCCCTGGCGCAGCCACCGGCACCACCAAAGCCGCCGGCCCAGGCCCCCGCACCCGCACCTGGACCCCACCCGGCCCCCTGGACCTGGGCCTGGTGCTCGGCCCCCTCAGGCGCGGCCCCGCCGACCCCACCTTCCGCATCACCCCCGGCACGGTCTGGCGAGCCACCCGCACCCCCGCCGGCCCGGCCACGCTCAGGGTCACGCAGGACGGGGCCGGGCCCGGGGTGACCGCCACCGCCTGGGGCCCGGGCGCCGACTGGATCCTCGACGGCCTGCCGGACCTGCTCGGCGCGGCCGACGATCCCGCCGCCTTCGTCCCCCGCCACAGGCTCGTGCACGCCAGCCACCGCCGCCGCCCCGGCCTGCGCCTGACCCGTACCGGCCTGGTCCTGGAGTCCTTGATCCCGACGGTCCTGGAACAGAAGGTCACCGCCGACGAGGCGTACCGCGCCTGGCGCCGCCTCGTACGCCAGTACGGCGAACCGGCTCCGGGCACGGGTACGGGCCCGGGCACGGACACAGGCCAGACCCCAGCCCCGGACCTCTACGTCATGCCCGACCCCCGCACCTGGGCCCTCATCCCCTCCTGGGACTGGCACAAGGCCGGAGTCGACGCCAAACGCTCCGCCACCATCGTCCGCGCAGCCCGCTCCGCCGCCCGCCTCGAAGAGGCCGCCGCGATGGACCTGCCGGCGGCCACCGCCCGCCTGGAGGCGATCCCCGGCATCGGCCCGTGGACCTCCTCCGAAACCCTCCAGCGCAGCAACGGCGCCGCCGACGCGGTCACCACCGGCGACCTCCACCTGCCCGGCATCATCGGCTACGCCCTGGCCGGGGACCGGGACGCCGACGACGCCGCCATGCTGGAGCTCCTCGCCCCGTACGCCGGCCAGCGCCACCGAGCGGCCCGCCTCGTCCTGCTGGCGGGCACCGCCCCGCCCCGCCGCGCCCCCCGGATGCCCCGGGGCGACATCGGCAGGCTCTAGCGGGACCTCGGCCGACCTCTGCCGACCTCGGCCGACCTCACCGCACCTCGATGAACTCCTCCGCCGCCCGCCCCGCCCGCTCCGCCGGAGCGACCGCGGCGTGCCCGACGGCCACCGCACCCATCGGGTCCCAGTCCTCCGGCAGCCCGAGCACCTTGCGCACCACGTCCCGGCAGAACATCGTCGAGGACACCCACGCGGAGCCCAGCCGTTCCCCGGCCAGCGCGACCAGGAAGTTCTGCACGCCCGCGCCCATCGCCACGACGAACATCTCCCGCTCCGCCGCGTCCCGCCGCGCGTGCCCGTAGTCGTGCGCGCCGTCCGTGACCAGACAGGGCACCACCAGGTAGGGCGCGGCCCGCAGGACGTCGCCCCGCCGGACCCGCTTCTCGATGGACTCCCCGGACTTCCCGTCCCGCCGCAGGTCCTCGACCCAGGCGTCGCGCATCGCGTCCAGCAGCTCCAGCCGCGCGCCCGCCGATTCCAGCAGGACGAACCGCCACGGCGTCGTGTGGTGCGGGGCCGGGGCCGTCACGGCCGCCGCCACCGCGCGCCGGACCGCGCCGGGGTCCACCGGCTCGGACGTGAAGGCCCGTACGGTACGCCGCTGCGTCACGGCTTCCCGTACCGCCTCCGAGGTGCCCAGCCGGAACATGTCGTCGGCCGGCGAGCGCACCAGGTCGGCCCCCGAGGAGCCCTCGCCCAGCACGTGGGCCAGCCCGCGCACCACGGCCACCGGCAGGCCCTCCGCCTTGCCCTTGACCAGGTCGCCGGCGGCGGCCAGCTCGTCGGCGGTCGCGACGACCGTCGCGCTCAGCGGGTTCCCGTGGGCGTCGGTGCCCCCGCGCAGGTCGTCCAGGACCCGTACGCCTGCGGCGCCGATCGCCACGTCGGTGAGCCCGGTGCGCCACGGCCGCCCGAAGGTGTCCGTCACGATGACGCCCACGTCCACGGACAGCAGCTCCCGCAGCCCGGCCCGGATCGCGGCGGCCGAGGCGTCGGGGTCCTCGGGCAGCAGCAGGACGGTGCCGGCCTCGGTGTTCGAGGCGTCGACCCCGGCCGCCGCCATGACCAGGCCCTGCCGGTTCTCCACGATCCGCAGCGTCCCGCGGCGCGCGACGACCCGTACGGTCTCGGCGTCTATGGCCTCCTCGCGCGAATCGGCACGGACGATCCGGCCCTCCGCCTTGGAGACGATCTTCGAGGTGACGAGCAGGACGTCGCCGTCCCGCAGCTCCGGTCCGGCGGCCGCGATCAGCGCCGCCAGGTCGTCGCCCGGCCGCACCTCCGGGATCCCGCCCAGTGCCCGGACCTCGTACGAGGGCCCGTGCGCGGCGGTCACCGGGAGGCCTCCGCCAGTTCCAGCGCGGCCCGCGCCATCTCCGCCGTGGCGGCCAGGTCGGTCATCATCAGCGGGACCGCCCGGCAGGTGATGCCGGCGGCCTCCACCTCGGTGACGGCGTCCGCGTCGGCGGAGTCGACGAGCCAGCCGTCGAGCAGTTCGGTGCCGTAGTGCAGGGCGACGGCCGCGGCGGTGGACTCGACGCCGACGGCGGCGAGCACCTTGTCGGCCATCCCGCGCACGGGGGCGCCACCGACGATGGGGGAGAGCCCCACGACGGGCGCCCCGGCGGCGGCCACGGCCTCGCGGATGCCGGGCACGGCGAGGATGGTCCCCACCGACACCACGGGGTTGGACGGCGGGAAGAGGATCACGTCGGCGGCCGCGATGGCCTCCAGGACGCCGGGCGCGGGCTTGGCCTGCTCGGCACCCACGGGTACGACGGCCTCGGCGTCCACCGCGGCACGCATGCGGACCCAGTACTCCTGGAAGTGGACGACCCGGCGCTCGCCGGTCTGCGAGTCGGTGATCGCGACGTGCGTCTCGACCCGGTCGTCGGACATGGGGAGCAGCCGGACCCCGGGCTGCCAGCGGTCGCAGAGGGCCTCGGTGACGGCGCTGAGCGGGTAGCCCGCACCGAGCATCTGCGTACGGACGATGTGGGTGGCGAAGTCGCGGTCACCGAGGCCGAACCAGGTCGGTCCGACCCCGTACGCGGCGAGTTCCTCCTTGACGGTGAAGGACTCGTCGGTGCGGCCCCAGCCCTGGTCCTCGTTGATGCCACCGCCGAGGGTGTACATCACGGTGTCCAGATCGGGGCAGACCTTGAGCCCGAACAGGTGAATGTCGTCACCGGTGTTGCCGATGACCGTGATGTCCGCGTCGGGAACCGCGGACTGGAGACCTCGGAGGAAACGGGCGCCGCCGATGCCGCCGGCCAGAACAACAATGCGCATACGGCGCAGTCTCTCAGGCGGCGTCCGGATCAGACGGAGAGGGCCTCGGGCCGGGCCGGAGAGCAGCTGTGCATCGGCATCTGGGTGAGGCCGGGGAAGTACACGTGCAGGCTGACGGCCCCGTCGAGGCTGTCGTTCTGCACCTCGTGGGCGTAGCCGGGGGCGAAGACGCGCTGGGAGCCGGGGCCGAGGGTGAGCGGGCCGCGGGCGGTGTGCTCGGTGAGCTCACCCTCCAGGACGGTCAGCACGCCCGAGGAGGCGCCGTGGTCGTGCAGGCCGCTGCCCTGGCCGGGGACCCAGCTGAGGAGCCAGACCTCGTAGCCGGGGCCGGTGCGCAGCCGGTGGTACCAGCGGGTCGTGGCGTCGTACCGGACCAGGTGCTCCCACTCGGAGCGGTCGGCGGCGATGGAACGCGCGAGGCCCACGAACTCGGCGACGGTGGCCGGGTGCTCGCGGGCGGGCTGCAGGAGGTGCTGGACGGAGAGGATGTCGCCGGCGATCTGGAGGTCGCTCTCGACGGGCGCCGGGGCGGTGGCTGCGGCGGCGGTGGGGGTGGCGTTCAGGGTGCTGGTGCTGTTCATCGGGGGGTTCCTCGACGGATGTCAGTCATGCGGCGGTTGCTGTGGGGGGCGAGCTGGAGCTCAGGGGAGCCGGAGCTCCCGAGGCATCAACAGCTGCAACAGCAACAGCGAACCTGGGCAGCGCACAGGAACCCACGAATGGGGGTCCGGGTGGCTGCTGAGGGCGCTGACATGCGTACAAGAAGAACGGGTAGGAGGCCGGACTGTCAACCCAATGTCCGATTTGGTAGAAAAGTTTCACCTCATCCGGTTACCGTGCCCGGAGAAAGGTTTGTGCAGTCGGTACCAGGGGATGTGGCGCTGCGAGTCGAGCTGCAGCCGCTGCGACGGCTCTCAAACCCGTAAAGCCGTGCGATGTCCCTCTGTGGCTGAAATGTGATCTGCGCCGCTTCTTCGGCCGGATCGGAACCCCACCACAGAGTGACGCGTCGACTACGGGGGAGAGGGTCCCGCATGTGACACGTGTGGCATGTGTCACGATTTTTGGCGATATGAACACTTTCTGCATAGGCTTGGTTCCGCAGAGTGAATAAGGGGCCCAATAGCAGATCTCGGCTTGACTGCGCTGGAGCACCGCACTTGTAATTTCACTCGTGTCGTTACGTAGCGATGAGTGACGACATGACCACGGGGACGCACAGACAGAGCGAGGGGCGCACATGACCGAGCTGGTTCAGGAACTGCTGGTCGAGGAGGCGGACGAAGAGCTCGGATGGCAGGAGCGAGCTCTCTGCGCCCAGACCGACCCCGAGTCCTTCTTTCCCGAGAAGGGCGGCTCGACCCGCGAGGCCAAGAAGGTCTGCCTCGCCTGCGAGGTCCGCTCCGAATGCCTTGAGTACGCCCTCGCCAACGACGAGCGATTCGGCATCTGGGGCGGCCTGTCCGAGCGCGAGCGGCGACGCCTGAAGAAGGCCGCCGTCTGAAGCGCCCAAGGCGCGCACCGTACGGCGCCCACGGCAGGGCCCGCGGTACGGCCCGCGGTACGGCCCACGACATATCCGACGGCATATCCAGCGGCAGACCCGACGGCATAGCCGCCTGTGCACCCGGCCTCACGCACGGCAGCGGCCGAAGTACACGCACCGGCACAAAACGCACCACGGTGAACGGCACGACCAGCACGGCAACGAGCAGAGCAAACGGTCCGCCTCCTGCACCTTCCCCGCAGGAGGCGGACCGCTGTGTTCCCAGCCGTTAGGGTGGGGCGCTGTCCAGCAGCCTCCGAGGGCACACCACCCCCGGACCCCCGGCCGGAGGGCCCGTACCGCGATGTCCCTGCACAGCCAGTCGAGCGCCTCCCACCAGGCTGCCGCCGCACCACAGTTCCCCCGGCACGTCGTCACCGCGGTCCTCGTCGCCCACGACGGCGCCCGCTGGCTGCCCCGGACCCTCGCCGGACTCCTCGGCCAGGAACGCCCCGCCCAGAGCCACATCGCCGCCGACACCGGCAGCGCCGACGACTCTGCGCGCCTGCTCGGCGAGGCCCTCGGCGAGGACCGCGTCCTGCACCTGGCCCGCCGCACCGGCTTCGGCGCCGCCGTCGACGAAGCCGCCCGCTCCGCCGGCACCCTGACCCCCGAGGAACTCCCGTACCTCAAGCGCCCCTCCGGCTGGGATCCCGTCAGCCGCACCTGGCGCGACGACACGTACGACCTCCCCGACCTGCCCCACGGCGAACCCGTCCAGTGGCTCTGGCTGCTCCACGACGACTGCGCGCCCGAGCCCGACGCCCTCGCCGAACTGCTGCGCGTCGCCGACGAGAACCCCGACGCCGCCGTCATCGGCCCCAAGCTGCGCGGCTGGTACGACAAGAAGCAGCTCCTCGAAGTCGGCGTCACCATCGCCCGCAGCGGCCGCCGCTGGACCGGCCTCGACCGGCGCGAACAGGACCAGGGCCAGCACGACCAGGTCCAGCCCGTCCTCTCCGTCTCCAGCGCCGGCATGCTGATCCGCCGCGAGGTGTACGACGCCCTCGGCGGCTTCGACCGCCGGCTGCCCCTCATGCGCGACGACGTCGACCTGTGCTGGCGCGTCCAGAGCGCCGGCCACACCGTCCTCATCGCCCCCGACGCCGTCCTGCGGCACGCCGAGGCCTCCGCCCGCGAACGCCGCACCGTCGACTGCGTCGGCCGCTCCGCCGCCAGCCCGCACCGCGTCGACAAGGCCGGCGCCGTCTACACGATGCTGGCCAACAGCCCCGGCCGCGCCCTCCCGTACGTCCTGCTGCGCATCCTCTTCGGCACCGTCCTGCGCACCCTCGCCTACCTCGTCGGCAAGGCCCCCGGACAGGCCGTCGACGAGATCACCGGCCTCCTCGCCACCCTGCTCCGCCCCGGCCGGATCCTCGGAGCCCGCCGCCGCAGGGGCCGCCCGGCCGTCCCCGCCAAGGAACTGCGCCCCCTCTTCCCGCCGCCCGGCGCCAGCCTGCGCGCCAACGCCGAACAGCTCGCCGGCTACTTCGGCGCCGACGGCGACACCGAGGCCGCCACCGCCGGACGGCACGGCGGAGCCGTCGAATCGGGACCCGGCGGAGACGACGCCGACTACCTGGAGATCGAACAGTTCGCGCGCCTCAAGCGGATCGCCCGCAAGCCCGCGCCCGTCCTCTTCGCCCTCCTCCTGCTCGTCTCCGTCATCGCCTGCCGCTCCCTCCTCGGCAGCGGCTCCCTCATGGGCGGAGCCCTGCTCCCCGCCCCCGACGGCGGACTCGACCTCTGGCGCGTCTACGGCGACGACTGGCAGCCCGTCGGCACCGGCACCACCGCAGGAGCACCGCCCTACCTCGCCGTCCTCGGCGCCCTCTCCACCCTGCTCCTCGGCTCCACCAACGCCGCCCTGACCCTGCTGCTCGTCTGCTCGGTCCCGCTCGCCGGACTCACCGCCTACTTCGCCTCCCGGCCGCTGGTGGAATCCCGGCTGCTGCGCGCCTGGGCCGCCGTCGGCTACGCCTTCCTCCCCGCCGTCACCGGAGCCCTCGCCGGCGGCCGCCTCGGCACCGCCGTCCTCGCGATCCTGCTCCCGCTCATCGCCCGCTCCGCCGTCACCGCCTTCGGATTCGGCGAAGGGGAGGGCAGCTGGCGCTCCGCCTGGACCTACACCCTCCTGCTGACCCTGGCCACCGCCTTCACCCCCGTCGTCTGGCCGCTCGCCGCCCTCCTCGGAGCCGCCGCGCTGGTCCTGCGCCGCGCCCACTGGAAGACGTACGGACCCCGCCTCCTGGCGACGCTCGGCGTCCCCCTCCTCGTCCTCGCCCCCTGGTCGCTGAGCCTGCTCACGCACCCCGCGAGCTTCCTGCGCGAGGCCGGACTGCCCTACGGAGCCGGCTCGGCCACCGCCCTGGACCTGCTCGGCATCAGCCCCGGCGGCCCCCGCACCGCGGGCGGTCTGATCCTCCTCGGCGTCGTCCTCGCCGCCCTGGCCGCGCTGCTGCGCGCCGACCGGCAGTTCGCCGTACGCACCGCCTGGGCCACCGCGCTCGCCGCGCTGGTCCTCGCCGTCCTCGTCAACCGCACCACCTGGGCCGGCCCCGCCACCCTCGTCTACGGACTCGCCCTGCTGGCCGCCGCCGTCATCGGAGCTGACGGGGCCAAGGAACGCGTCGCCGCCCGCAGCTTCGGCTGGCGCCAGCCCCTCGCCGCCCTGATCGCGCTCGCCGCCGCCGTCGGCCCGCTCGCCGGCGCGGCCGGCTGGATGCTCAGCGGAGCCGCCGGACCGCTGGAGCGCCGCGACCCCGTCCAGGTCCCCGCCTTCGTCGCCGAGGAGAGCGGCACCCGCGACCAGGCCCGCACCCTCGTCATCGGCGCGGACTCCCCGGCCGCCCTCTCGTACAGCCTGGTCCGCGGCTCCGGCGGCCGCCTCGGCGACTCCGAACTCGCCGCCCGGGCCGGCAGCGACGCCCGCCTCGACAAGGTCGTCTCCAGCCTCGTCGCCGGCTCCGGCGCCGACCAGACCGACCAGCTCGGCGGCTTCGCCATCCGCTACGTCCTGGTCCGCGACGGCGCCCCCCAGGAGATCGGCCGCGTCCTGGACGCCACCCCCGGCCTCAGCCGCCTCAGCAAGCTCGAAGGCAGCGCCCTGTGGCGCGTCGACCGGCAGGTCGCCCGCGCCGTCATCGTCTCCGGCAAGCCCGGAGAGGCGCCCATCCCCGTCGCCTCCGGCCCCGTCGAGGCGCACACCAAGATCCCGGCGGGCGAGGCCGGACGCGTCCTGCGCATCGCCGACCAGGCCGACCCCGGCTGGCAGGCCACCCTCGACGGCAAGCCGCTCAAGGCCAAGACGCTCGACGGCTGGGCCCAGGGCTTCGAACTCCCGGCGGACGCCGGCGAGCTCGACCTCGTCCACGAGGACGCCCTCACCCGGACCGCCTGGCACGGGGCCCAGGGCCTGCTCGCCCTCGTGCTCCTCGTGATGGCCCTCCCCGGCCGCCGCGCCCGCCTCGACGACGACCTCCCCGAGGAGGAGGCCCCCGCAGCCGAGGAGGCCGGCGAAGGCCGCCGGGCCCGCCGCCTGCGCGAGCAGTCCGAGCAGGAACCGCAGTCCGGATCCGCCCCCGCCGAGGCGGCCGTCGCGGCCGACCCGTACGCGCAGATCCCGGCCCAGCCGGCGTACGGCGACGACGCGTACGCCTACCAGCAGCCGGCGTACGGAGACCAGAGCGGCTACGCCTACGGCGGCCAGGAGCAGCAGCCGCAGCAGCAGTACGACCAGTACTCCTACGAGCCGCAGCAGTACACCGGCCACCCGGGCACCCCGTACGAGCAGCCGTACCAGCCCGATCAGCAGTACGAGCAGCCGTACATGCCCTACCAGCAGCAGCCCGATCCCCAGACCGGCTACGACACCTACGGCCAGCACGACGGACAGCAGGGTGGGCAGCACGCCCCGCGCCCGGACGGGAGCCCCCAGCAGTGAAGCAGCGCGTACCCCTCACGCTCGCCGCCGTCACGGCCGCACTGGCCGCCGTCACCGGCCTCGCCACCCTCACCGCACCCGCCGCCGGCGGGGCCTCCGCCGCCGCGGCGGGCAAGCCGGCGGCCCGGATGCCGGTCGAGCGGTCCCTGCTGGTGTGCCCCGCCCCCAGCACCTCCGACATCGCCGAGACCCTGTACACGGCGATCACCCCCGGCGCGGCCGCCGCGGGCGGCGCCGGCACGGCCCGGCTCCTGGGCGCGACCAAGGAAGCCAAGCCCGTCCTGGAACTCAAGGAGCCCGGCAAGCCCGTGGGCGCCAAGGCCTCCGGCGCCGAGGCCCCCGCGCTCAGCGGCGTCGCCGACGGGATCCTCGCCCCCGGTTGGAGCGCACAGCAGACCACCGTGGTCTCGGTCGGCCGCACCCGCGGCCTGCTCGGCGTCGGCTGTACCCCGCCCGGCACCGACTTCTGGTTCCCCGGCGTGAGCACCGCGAAGGGCCGCGAGGACTACGTCCACCTCACCAACCCGGACGACACCGCGGCCGTGGTGGACATCAAGCTGTTCGGCCCGGACGGCGTGGTCAAGGCCGAAGCGGGCACCAGCGAGAACATCCGCATCGACCCGAAGTCCAGCAAGGCCATCTCCCTGGCCTCCCTCGCCCCCGGCGCCCAGCTCGCGGACGTCACCGCCCACGTGACCACCCGCGCGGGCCGGGTCGGGGCCACCGCCCAGGCGGGCGAGGAAGGCGTCGGCTCCGACTGGCTGCCCGCCTCCGTGGACCCGGCGGGGACCCTGGTCATGCCCGGCATCCCGGCGGACGCCACCTCCGTACGGCTGGTCGCCTTCGCCCCCGGCGACGAGGACGCGGACCTCAAGGTGAAGCTGGCCGGGCCGACCGGCTCGATCAGCCCCGCGGGCAGCGAGCAGCTCCACGTCAAGGCCGGCATGACCGCGAGCCTCGACCTCAAGGACGTCACCCGCGGCGAGCCGGGCTCCCTCGTCCTGTCCCCGGCCGACGACAAGAAGCCCGTCGTCCCGGTGGTCGCCGCCCTCCGGGTGGTCCGCGGCAGCGGAGCCAAGCAGGAGACCGGCTTCATCCAGGCCGCCGCCCCCGTCGGCACGCGGGCGACCATCGCGGACAACCGCCCGGAGGAGAACGCCACCCTCCTCTCCCTGACGGCCCCGACCGGAGCCGACGCCACGGTCAAGGTGACGGCCTCGACGGGCACCGACGGCGGCGAACCCGTCTCCAAGGAGGTCACGGTCAAGGGCGGCACCACACAGACCCTGACCCTCGCCCCGACGGGCGGCAAGGGCGCCTACGCCCTCACGGTGGAAACCCTCTCGGGCGGCCCCGTCCACGCGTCCCGCACCCTGACGATCCCGCGCGACGGCATCCCGATGTTCACCACCCAGACCCTCTCGGACGACCACTCCACGGTCTCGGTCCCCAAGGCCACCCAGGACCTCTCGGTCCTGACCCAGTAACCACGGCCCCGGCCCCGCCGGCCAATCCAGCCGTCCGGCGTTTGAGGACCGGGGTCTGGGGCGGAGCCCCAGGGGGGTCCGGGCGCAGCCCGGTACCCCCTTCCAGCCCGTCCGGCGCTTGAGGACCGGGGTCCGGGCAGCGCCCGGGGAACGGTGGAAGGGCGGGTAGGGGACAGCCCCGCAGGGCCCGCCTCCCCGCACCCCCGCCGCGAGGTGGCCGGCACCGGGGGCCGGAACGACACGGCCGGCCGGGGCCGACGCAGGCCGACCGGGGCCGACAAGGGCCGGGCCCTAGTCCGACCCGTACCGCGGATCCACCGTCTCGGGCGACAGCCCGAGCAACTCCGCGACCTGCTCCACCACGATCTCGTGCACCAGCATCGCCCGCTCGTCCCGCGACTTCGCCCGAATCTCCACGGGCCGCCGGAACACCACGATCCGCGCCGCCCGCCCACCCCCGGCCTCCACGAGCGCCCCCAACTGCACCGCCTCGTCGTTCCAGCCGGTCTCCGCGCCCCCCGGCGGCCCCGGCACGTCGCCGATCATGAACTCCACCTCGGCCAGCTGA is a window encoding:
- a CDS encoding DUF5719 family protein encodes the protein MKQRVPLTLAAVTAALAAVTGLATLTAPAAGGASAAAAGKPAARMPVERSLLVCPAPSTSDIAETLYTAITPGAAAAGGAGTARLLGATKEAKPVLELKEPGKPVGAKASGAEAPALSGVADGILAPGWSAQQTTVVSVGRTRGLLGVGCTPPGTDFWFPGVSTAKGREDYVHLTNPDDTAAVVDIKLFGPDGVVKAEAGTSENIRIDPKSSKAISLASLAPGAQLADVTAHVTTRAGRVGATAQAGEEGVGSDWLPASVDPAGTLVMPGIPADATSVRLVAFAPGDEDADLKVKLAGPTGSISPAGSEQLHVKAGMTASLDLKDVTRGEPGSLVLSPADDKKPVVPVVAALRVVRGSGAKQETGFIQAAAPVGTRATIADNRPEENATLLSLTAPTGADATVKVTASTGTDGGEPVSKEVTVKGGTTQTLTLAPTGGKGAYALTVETLSGGPVHASRTLTIPRDGIPMFTTQTLSDDHSTVSVPKATQDLSVLTQ
- a CDS encoding glycosyltransferase, which codes for MSLHSQSSASHQAAAAPQFPRHVVTAVLVAHDGARWLPRTLAGLLGQERPAQSHIAADTGSADDSARLLGEALGEDRVLHLARRTGFGAAVDEAARSAGTLTPEELPYLKRPSGWDPVSRTWRDDTYDLPDLPHGEPVQWLWLLHDDCAPEPDALAELLRVADENPDAAVIGPKLRGWYDKKQLLEVGVTIARSGRRWTGLDRREQDQGQHDQVQPVLSVSSAGMLIRREVYDALGGFDRRLPLMRDDVDLCWRVQSAGHTVLIAPDAVLRHAEASARERRTVDCVGRSAASPHRVDKAGAVYTMLANSPGRALPYVLLRILFGTVLRTLAYLVGKAPGQAVDEITGLLATLLRPGRILGARRRRGRPAVPAKELRPLFPPPGASLRANAEQLAGYFGADGDTEAATAGRHGGAVESGPGGDDADYLEIEQFARLKRIARKPAPVLFALLLLVSVIACRSLLGSGSLMGGALLPAPDGGLDLWRVYGDDWQPVGTGTTAGAPPYLAVLGALSTLLLGSTNAALTLLLVCSVPLAGLTAYFASRPLVESRLLRAWAAVGYAFLPAVTGALAGGRLGTAVLAILLPLIARSAVTAFGFGEGEGSWRSAWTYTLLLTLATAFTPVVWPLAALLGAAALVLRRAHWKTYGPRLLATLGVPLLVLAPWSLSLLTHPASFLREAGLPYGAGSATALDLLGISPGGPRTAGGLILLGVVLAALAALLRADRQFAVRTAWATALAALVLAVLVNRTTWAGPATLVYGLALLAAAVIGADGAKERVAARSFGWRQPLAALIALAAAVGPLAGAAGWMLSGAAGPLERRDPVQVPAFVAEESGTRDQARTLVIGADSPAALSYSLVRGSGGRLGDSELAARAGSDARLDKVVSSLVAGSGADQTDQLGGFAIRYVLVRDGAPQEIGRVLDATPGLSRLSKLEGSALWRVDRQVARAVIVSGKPGEAPIPVASGPVEAHTKIPAGEAGRVLRIADQADPGWQATLDGKPLKAKTLDGWAQGFELPADAGELDLVHEDALTRTAWHGAQGLLALVLLVMALPGRRARLDDDLPEEEAPAAEEAGEGRRARRLREQSEQEPQSGSAPAEAAVAADPYAQIPAQPAYGDDAYAYQQPAYGDQSGYAYGGQEQQPQQQYDQYSYEPQQYTGHPGTPYEQPYQPDQQYEQPYMPYQQQPDPQTGYDTYGQHDGQQGGQHAPRPDGSPQQ
- a CDS encoding metallopeptidase family protein, producing the protein MRGPVAPPQVPLSASRGELFGDLVRDSVERLERRWPQLAEVEFMIGDVPGPPGGAETGWNDEAVQLGALVEAGGGRAARIVVFRRPVEIRAKSRDERAMLVHEIVVEQVAELLGLSPETVDPRYGSD